Proteins from one Hoplias malabaricus isolate fHopMal1 chromosome 2, fHopMal1.hap1, whole genome shotgun sequence genomic window:
- the LOC136683339 gene encoding alpha-1,2-mannosyltransferase ALG9-like isoform X2, translating to MATKGVRQRSRRGSKQDNNNVNSSASENRPGKDEKSTDDGKSAETRNEFSGKAGQVWAPEGSTAFKCLVSARFCAALLSNISDCDETFNYWEPTHYLLYGKGMQTWEYSPAYAIRSYAYLWLHALPACFHAKILQTNKVLVFYFLRCVLAFTCCVCELYFYKAVCKKFGLHVGRLMLAFLVLSAGMFCSSAAFLPSTFCMYSTVVAMTGWFQGRPSLAVLGIAAGAIVGWPFSALLGIPIAFDLLVLKKKWKSFITWTLVALALFLVPVVVVDSYYYGKLVVAPLNIILYNVFTPHGPDLYGTEPWHYYFMNGFLNFNIVFVLALFSLPLTALMEALLQRFNVQNLGRPYWLTLSPMYLWMLVFFTRPHKEERFLFPVYPLICLCGAVALSSLQKCYHFMFQRYRLEHYTISSNWLALGSVILFAVLSLSRSVALFRGYHAPLDLYPEFHRIAKDTAIHTVPDGRLVNVCVGKEWYRFPSSFLLPNNWQLQFIQSEFRGQLPKPYASGPDATQLLPTDMNDQNLEEPSRYLDLKQCHYLVDLATDIEAPREPHYAANKEEWSIIAEKPFLDVSKSSRFFRAFFVPFLSDQHTTYSRYVILKPRRMKHIRRRPQP from the exons ATGGCGACGAAGGGAGTCCGTCAGCGCAGTAGACGAGGGAGTAAACAGGACAACAACAACGTGAACAGCTCAGCATCAGAAAACAGACCCGGGAAGGACGAGAAGAGCACGGACGACGGAAAATCCGCCGAAACACGGAATGA GTTTTCTGGTAAAGCTGGACAGGTGTGGGCTCCTGAGGGCTCCACAGCGTTTAAGTGCCTGGTGTCTGCTCGCTTCTGCGCTGCCCTCCTCAGCAACATCTCAGACTGTGATGAAACCTTCAATTACTGGGAGCCG ACACACTACCTACTGTATGGGAAAGGCATGCAGACATGGGAGTATTCTCCTGCCTATGCTATTCGCTCCTACGCTTACTTGTGGCTTCATGCTCTTCCAGCATGCTTTCATGCCAAGATCCTGCAGACCAACAAG GTTCTTGTGTTTTACTTTCTCCGCTGCGTCTTAGCATTCACATGTTGTGTCTGTGAGCTCTACTTCTACAA GGCAGTGTGTAAGAAGTTTGGCCTTCATGTCGGCCGTCTCATGCTTGCTTTCCTGGTGCTGAGCGCAGGGATGTTCTGCTCTTCGGCAG CTTTCCTTCCCAGCACTTTCTGCATGTACAGCACAGTGGTAGCTATGACTGGCTGGTTCCAGGGTCGACCCAGTCTGGCTGTATTGGGCATAGCAGCAGGAGCCATTGTGGGCTGGCCCTTCAGTGCCCTGCTTGG taTACCCATTGCCTTTGACCTCCTCGTGTTGAAGAAAAAGTGGAAAAGTTTCATCACGTGGACACTAGTGGCACTGGCACTGTTTCTG gtccctgttgttgtagtggacagttaTTATTACGGCAAGCTGGTGGTGGCGCCCCTTAATATAATACTCTACAATGTCTTTACTCCACATGGGCCAGATCTCTATG GCACTGAGCCTTGGCACTACTACTTTATGAATGGTTTCCTCAactttaacattgtgtttgtgttggccTTGTTTTCCCTTCCACTCACAGCTCTAATGGAAGCTCTTCTTCAGAGGTTCAATG TACAGAACCTTGGTCGTCCTTATTGGCTGACTCTCTCACCTATGTACCTCTGGATGCTGGTGTTCTTCACTCGTCCCCACAAAGAGGAGCGCTTCCTGTTTCCTGTTTATCCCCTCATCTGTCTGTGTGGAGCTGTGGCACTCTCCTCTCTTCAG AAGTGCTATCACTTCATGTTCCAGCGCTATCGTCTGGAGCACTACACCATCTCCTCCAACTGGCTTGCTCTGGGCTCTGTGATTCTCTTcgctgtactctctctctcccgctcggTGGCTCTCTTCAGAG GTTATCATGCTCCTCTGGACCTGTATCCCGAATTCCACCGCATTGCCAAAGACACAGCCATTCACACAGTTCCTGATGGGAGGCtggtcaatgtgtgtgtggggaaggAGTGGTACCGCTTCCCCAGCAGCTTCCTGCTCCCCAACAA CTGGCAACTTCAGTTTATCCAGTCTGAGTTCAGAGGGCAGCTGCCCAAACCCTATGCCTCAGGTCCTGACGCCACACAGCTCCTACCTACAGACATGAACGACCAGAATCTGGAAGAACCTTCCAGATAT TTGGATCTGAAGCAGTGTCACTATCTTGTGGACTTGGCCACAGATATAGAAGCTCCGCGAGAGCCGCACTATGCAGCCAACAAAGAAGAGTGGAGTATCATCGCAGAAAAACCTTTTCTGGATGTTTCAAA ATCATCCAGGTTCTTCAGGGCATTCTTTGTTCCATTCCTGTCCGACCAACACACAACCTACAGCAGATATGTCATCCTCAAGCCCAGGAGAATGAAACATATCAGAAGGCGACCGCAACCCTga